Part of the Passer domesticus isolate bPasDom1 chromosome 8, bPasDom1.hap1, whole genome shotgun sequence genome is shown below.
GAtcataatatatataatttaaatataatgtaatatatgatatatcatattatatgatatataatattatatgatatataatatagtatagtataatataatataatataatataatataatataatataatataatataatataatataatattgtaatgtaatattaaaatatataaacccACAGCAACACTTGGAATGGCTGCTCTCCCCCAAATTTATTTCCTGGCCTCCCCCAAGCCTCTGACTGATCTACTCTGCTCTTCAGGGTGATGCAGATCTTCCAGGGAATTTTAAAGGAAGCCTGACAGACTGAAAATCTGATCGTACTCCAGTGCATGATTTTGAGTAATTTCTCCACAAAATATTGCTTTGCCTCACAGCTGGATTCTCCCTCCCTGAAAGAAGCTCATTCTTCTTTATCAAGATTTTCTGGGTCTCAGGATTTTAGCTGACAGAAACAGCCAAATTTTTTATTGCTGTAAAATAACAGCCCTTCCTTCAGGCTAAAGAAAAGAACCATCAACAAATCACGGCATCTCTGAGATCACTGCTCAGCCTGATTCCCCAAACCTCTCAGATAAACCTTAAGATAAGCACTTTGTGAATGCCCTAAGCCCctttttatttggattttaCACATTCTCACACACTGGGCTGCCTGACTTGTAATTTCTCTTTAGGATTTATTCATTTCTCACCTCTCAgtcactgaaaggaaaaaaaaatgcccaGACCCAGCCACATTAAAAATGGGATTAATTACAGTTTTTATTGAATTCAAAACCACTAGGACTGTTTTTTTCCCTAGGGAGATGTCCTTCCAGAACCTGAAGggagaaagatggagagaaactATTTACatgggatggagggacaggacacagggaatggcttccactgccagagggcagggatgggattttgggaaggaattgctctctggcagggtgggcagggcctggcacagggtgcccagagcagctgtggctgcccctggatccctggcagtgcccaaggccaggctggacagggcttggagcagcctgggacagtggaaggtggatgggctttaaggtccttcccacccaaaccattctgggatcctAATTCTGGTGTTTTTCACCACAGATCTGCTGGATCTCTTTCTGATCCACCTTGATGGTTTAGGTGTAGCAGTGGCAGACCCGAGACAGCAACAATGAGCTTTGTGTCACTGATGAAGgcacaaaaaatcccccaaaaacaaacccctcaaaacaaaacccccaaaaaccccaaaaataaacaaaaagaaaccaaaacaaaaaaaccccaaagaaacaaacaaaacaaaaaaaaaaaggaagggaaaggaagggaaaggaagggaaagaggaagggaaagaggaagggaaagaggaagggaaagaggaagggaaagaggaagggaaagaggaagggaaagaggaagggaaagaggaagggaaagaggaagggaaaggaaggcaatGCAGTGCCAGCCAGGAACAGCATGAAGGCTCCTCTCCCTACCCTGTGCTCCAGTTAAAAGCAGAACATTTTAATCAACAATACTCATGTGGtccaaacagaaagaaatttcAAAATCCTCTAGAGAcagtactaaaaaaaaaatcatatcaaGTAGAACAAGCATCTTTAGGGATACTTCTTCATGATGTCAAGGATTTCCCGGTACAAAACCTCGGTGGCATCGAGGCCCAGCACAAAATCCATGTGGTTCCAGTGGGGGATCAGCTTGTGGTGCACCAGGTTCTTGActtggggcaggaggagggcgGTGTCCCGGGGGTCGGCCAGGCAGTCCTGGCCTGCATTCCAGATGGCCGTGGGCACCTCCATGGTCTGCACATCGTAGAACGGAGCCCCGGTCtgaggagagggaaaaggggattCACAAAGTGGAGGTGGAAAAGGGGCTTCATGAAGTGGAGGTGGAAAAAGTGGTGCCAcaaggaggagatggaaaaggggCTTCACAAGGAGGAGATGGATGGAAAAGGGGCTTCACAAAGAGAAGATGTGGAAAAGGGGCTTCacaaggaggagaggaaaaaggagCTTCACAAGGAGCAGATGGAAAAGGGGATTCAAAAGTGGAAATGGAAAAGGGGCTTCAcaaggaggagagggaaaaggggcTTCGTGAAGTGGAAATGGAAAAGGGGCTTCACAAAGAAGACATGGAAATGTGGATTCACAAAGAGAAGAGGGAAAAGGGGCTTCAAAAAGTGGAGATGGAAAAGGGTCTTCAcaaggaggagagggaaaaggggcTTCACAAAGAAGACATGGAAATGTGGATTCACAATGAGAAGAGGGAAAACTGGTGTCaccaggaggagatggaaaaggggCTTCACCAAGAGGAAAGGCAAAAGTGGTGTCaccaggaggagagggaaaagtGGCTTCACAAAGTGGAGATGGAAAAGGGTCTTcagaaggaggagaggaaaaaggagCTTCACAAGGAGCAGATGGAAAAGGGGCTTCAAAAGTGGAAATGGAAAAGGGGCTTCAcaaggaggagagggaaaaggggattCAAAAAGTGGAAATGGAAAAGGGGCTTCACAAGGAGGAGAAGGGGCTTCACAAAGAGGAGATAGAAAAGGGGTTTCACAAGGAAGACATGGAAATGTGGTTTCACAAAGAGGAGATGGAAAAGGCTCTTCAcaaggaggagagagaaaaggggCTTCACAAAGAGAAGAGGGAAAAGGGGCTTCACAAAGAAGACATGGAAATGTGGATTCACAAAGAGCAGATGGAAAAGTGGTGTCAcaaggaggagatggaaaaggggCTTCACAAAGGAGGTGATGGAAAAGGGGTTTCACAAAGAAGAGATTGCTGGACTGCAACAAACTGTGCACTGTTGCTAGTctttgggaatgggggaaatgaAATCTGGAACTCCTTTCttctggaaaggaaaggaattaaTTCTCTAAATCATAGCCTTACATGCTATGATTTAgagaattaatttaattaataattaactAATTtagttaattaattaaaattaatcagAGAATTTGTTCTGCCCAGCTAGAAATTCCAGTTCTGATTGTACAGATGGTTTGGATAAGGAGGCAGAACATTGGCTGCCCTGATGCTGTGCTGTTGGATCATCCTGACCTCCAcaggtccctcccagccagccctgctgggtttGTGGTGACACTTTACCAGCACTTCCTTCAGTGACAGCAGGGAGGGGTTTGGAAGCAagtttttgaaattaaaatgtttctggAGGGTTTGTTTCACCTCCACACCCCGAGGACTTGCCACGAGGTGATTTGTCAACAACAACTCTCATTACCTGCAGTGTAATTAATCCAGTTGAGGAGCATGCTGCTTTCTGAACAATTTTTTTGTTCGTTTAAGGAAgaaataagctttttttttctgttccaagGCTTAACCACTATTTCAGAGAAgcaatttttcctaatattcacCCCGGTGTAACTTGAGACCATTTCCCCTTTTTCTATGGAAAGTGGAAAGCATCTAATTTAAAGTGTTTTATTCCATCTAAAAGCTATTTGCAAAATAAAGTTGAGAATGGAAAATGCTGTTGTTGCAGGCAGAGATCCTAACTTCCAGTTTGTGAAGGGAGGAATGCATTAAGGGAAGACACAGCAGGAATGCTTGGGaagagagcagggaaagggaaggccACTGGAAGCAGCTCACCTGCCTGTAGTGAAGGCTGTTGTACATGTGCCCACCATCAAAAGCTCTCAGTGCCCCACCATGGACTCCCTGCAGCAAATTCAGACATGCAGTAAAATCACAGTAAAATCTGAGTGAAATCACAGCTCTCTGGGGGTGCAGTCAACCCTCAAAGGTTAGTTTTCACCTCTGAACCAGGATTTTTCAAGTGTGTCTCACAGGTCTGGCCCTAGGCCCAGCACAAGTAATTATTGTCATGATTTTGGACAAATGGGCAGAGGTTATGCTTCTAATGTTTGTGGACAACATCAGGatgggaagaaattaaaatgctcTGGGAAATGGGTTTAGAACTCTAAGTATTCCTTGAGGGCTGGAGAATTGGCCTGAAATGGCACAAAGATGGAAGGAGCCTCTGAACATCTCTTGTCTGACTGGAACAGGACTGGCAGCAATGCAAGGTCAAGGTGGCTTGATCCCtccactgggcagcagcactttGGAAAATGGAGTGTGTGTTCTTGCTACAAACCCCACAGAGTtcttttggggtccctgagcaGGAATTCCACACAGGGAAGAAGCTGTGCCCTGAATACAGCGTGTGGCACACAactcagagaagggctgagcctGCAATGTACCAAAAAAAGTgcaaatttttagcttggggaagagaaaaagagtaCAGCAGAACACACTTTGCAGTGTCAAAGGGCTCTGGTGGTGACTGTTCTCATGCCCACGAggggaagaaggagaaataatgAACTTTATCAGTAATAAGCTTAATTGGCTGCTGTCCTGATGCACCTCTGCCACAGCCTGACCACTGatggcactggggctgcagggctggagctggtttGAAATGAGAGCCCTGCAATGTGCCTGCTGTGGACGCAGGGCCCTCAGCTCCACCTGACAGATCCACTCCTCCGGGGGCTCCGAAATCTGCTGAGTGCTTTACAGCAGGGtggaaacaaaaccaacaagcACCTGGCAAAGGTGTGTCTTGCAGCAAGCAGCACGGCAGGCTGCCCACGAGGGAGCAGGCACACTCTGCTGAGCACGGGAGGGAAGCTGGGAAGGTTTACCTGCAGCCAGTGGATGATGTTCTGGACGGAGGAGCCTGCTGGGGTGTGTCCCATGTACACATCGAATCGGCTCTGCAAGGACACGAGCACATTTCACAGCATTCCCTTGGCTCTGCCAAACAGGGCTTTGCCAAGGCTTTGGCCTTCAGAAGGACCCTCTGCAGATTGATTCCCACGTACCATGTTTGTGTTCTTCCAGTTAAACCCGAAAACTGTAGCCAGGATGTGCTTGCAGATCTTGGAGCAGACACAGAACCTGGAGAGGAccagctcccccagggcagTGTGTGGCAGGAACTCCCTGGTGCCAAACAGCTCCTGTAAAATCCCAAATGTGCTCATCAAATACAAAGTCTGGTCATGCTTTTCCCCAAAGCATCAGCACTTTACAACTTCTATTTTATCCCCATGTTAAGGTTGCCCATATTGAAGCCTCCCTTGCACCCCGTTAAATGCTTCTGCTCCTTGTTTCTTATGGGCATGACCTCTTACATTTCATTAATGCTCTTGTGTTAAATTCTAGGGCTCAATTCACAGCCTCTGCATCAGTTTTATTCACCACAAAAATTCATTTTGGGGAGTGAATTCAGGACAAGACTGAAAGGTTCTGCAGTGAGATGTGTTTTCCTTCATTATAAAACAGAGTGCAGAGCTCCCCTCTCTGTAAATGACTTGAAATACTCCACAGATAATTTCACAATCCCTATGAAAAACATTTTGGCTGTGCAGAACATAGTGCAGACCAACCTTAAGCCCAGAGTCGGAAAAGAATGAGAGTTTTCTAAACGGGCTCTGAGAAAATATCACGGTGGTCACAGGTGAAAGAGCAAAGAACACCTTGATTTTCCGAGCCAGCTGGGGCATAGTGGAAAAGGCTATAAAACCTGGGGGGTgaaaaaaagtaggaaaaaaagggTTAGTCTTTCAAGACACTCATGTACATAGTTTAATTTCAGTGAGCAATTTTACAAATCTGAGAGGAGATGGAGACTTCTTGTGCTGTCGTCAGAAGGACCCACTCACCTATGGTGGTGCCTTGGGAATGGCCAATATAATAGAGCTGTTTCTGTCCTGTTTTCTGCTCAATAAAGTTGATCATGGCTGGCAGATCGTATTTAGCCATCTCATCGAAGCTACAGAAGGAAGAGGAGATGTCCTGCTGAGAGGGGCAGCATCTGCACGTGCACAGCCACCACCAGCAAACCACAAAaccagcagggagggcagggccagcgcaCAAACTCCTTCATCCTACTGAGTTTTCACGTGGGGTGTTCACTCAAAATAACTTGGATGAGCTTCAGTCCAGCCTGCTTCACTCATCCCCCAGCTAGGGCAGCGTGACCCTGACAGAATCCAGCTGTTTCTGGGACCCTCAGACCCATTTACCTGAACGCCCAGAATTCATCCTGTGTGGTAATCAGGACCTGGTGTCTCCTGGACCAGGTGTTCCCTCTGCTGTTTCCTATCCAGACATCGTAGCCTGCATCTGCCAGGATGAAGCCCAGGCTGCTGTTGGGCAAGTTGGTGAgccagctgctgccttctcCAAGGAGACCATGCTGCAGAAGTGCCACGGGTCTCACACCTGCAAGACAGGCAGCATGATGGCTCTCCTTATTTTTAATGGTTTTGTTGCCTTTTGAGACTGTTTATGAAGTGTTATCCCCATGGCAGCCAAAATCTGGGGAGGTTTGTGTTGGTGTTACTCtagatttcatttaaaaatgcaCCATTGTCTTGGACTTTATCCCCAAAATCTCTGGAGGTGTTGGCAGAActtgggctgcccagggagctctgTAGGCAAATGCAGGGGAGCCTGGGGATGTGAcaggaaaaatgcaattttcatGGATCTAACCCTCCTCAGAGGACAAGAGGATCCCCTGGAGGCTCCTCAGGGAGTACCAAACCAGTCTGCTAATCCATCAAATGGCTGCAGGAGCACTTTTTGGGAGCCAGGCTCTGGAGAGAGCCCAAggtgtgccagcagggactgcaGCCTGACATTCAGTGCTCAGGG
Proteins encoded:
- the LOC135306019 gene encoding lipase member K-like, producing MISFWGYPSEEYDVVTEDGYILQLNRIPHGRGNAGCQGVRPVALLQHGLLGEGSSWLTNLPNSSLGFILADAGYDVWIGNSRGNTWSRRHQVLITTQDEFWAFSFDEMAKYDLPAMINFIEQKTGQKQLYYIGHSQGTTIGFIAFSTMPQLARKIKVFFALSPVTTVIFSQSPFRKLSFFSDSGLKELFGTREFLPHTALGELVLSRFCVCSKICKHILATVFGFNWKNTNMSRFDVYMGHTPAGSSVQNIIHWLQGVHGGALRAFDGGHMYNSLHYRQVSCFQWPSLSLLSSQAFLLCLPLMHSSLHKLEVRISACNNSIFHSQLYFTGAPFYDVQTMEVPTAIWNAGQDCLADPRDTALLLPQVKNLVHHKLIPHWNHMDFVLGLDATEVLYREILDIMKKYP